The following proteins are co-located in the Hemiscyllium ocellatum isolate sHemOce1 chromosome 47, sHemOce1.pat.X.cur, whole genome shotgun sequence genome:
- the alkbh6 gene encoding alpha-ketoglutarate-dependent dioxygenase alkB homolog 6 — translation MDAQNHRPCELEPYYVDQAPATVYYIPNFITATEEDYLLQQVYNSPKPKWTQLSGRRLQNWGGLPHSRGMLAEKLPDWLAKYAQKISSLGPFAGQVANHVLVNEYNPGEGIMPHEDGPLYFPTVTTISLGSQTLLDFYHPIEREDEEVKVYSPQTEENRYLLSLFLEPRSLLVLQDDMYVKYLHGIRPVREDIVTEKVANLKSCNAKLGTVLKRTTRISLTIRYVPKVLKTKILLGRK, via the exons GCCCCAGCCACTGTGTATTACATCCCCAACTTTATCACTGCTACAGAAGAAGACTATCTGCTACAGCAG GTTTACAATTCACCGAAACCCAAATGGACTCAGTTATCAGGAAGGAGGCTGCAGAACTGGG GTGGTTTACCTCACTCAAGGGGAATGCTTGCTGAAAAGCTGCCCGACTGGCTGGCTAAATATGCACAGAAAATTTCATCCCTGGGACCTTTTGCAGGACAAGTTGCTAATCATGTGTTGGTTAATGAGTACAATCCTGGTGAAGGAATAATG CCTCATGAGGATGGGCCTTTATACTTTCCAACAGTTACCACTATCAGCCTTGGCTCTCAAACTCTGTTAGATTTCTATCATCCCATTGAAAGAGAGGATGAAGAGGTGAAG GTTTATTCTCCACAGACCGAAGAAAACCGTTATCTTCTGTCTCTTTTTCTTGAACCACGTAGCCTTCTGGTGCTGCAAGATGACATGTATGTGAAGTATCTGCATGGCATCAGGCCAGTGAGAGAGGACATTGTCACAGAGAAGGTAGCCAACCTAAAATCATGTAATGCAAAACTTGGAACGGTTTTAAAAAGAACTACAAGGATATCCCTGACTATTCGTTATGTGCCAAAGGTTTTAAAAACCAAGATATTGCTGGGGAGAAAGTAA